From the genome of Bifidobacterium asteroides, one region includes:
- a CDS encoding sugar porter family MFS transporter, with amino-acid sequence MAPRETKTSATTLQGRRRNLQLMASLGVLAGGLYGYTLTVISGALVGMNLGSGPDGHLTAGEQGMVTSALLIGAALGSYLAGRLNDRFGPRHIILAGALLAIPGALLSALAPSLPLLELGRLVIGAGIGMTSTIVPIYLADMVGTVERGRVVSVNSVMIVVWQLLAVSVNAIMNQMGAGWRTMLWAVVPPAALLALLACFLHDSPAHLIRRGEEDQAAAFLEATRDEKEARETMQELSQPKSATTASFKAPWLRRVLIVGIGVAMINQLTGLNIVNYYAPTIFTDTLGFDPSLSMVATVPVILVSAIAATIGGLGLIDRFDRRVILAAGLAGTIVFLAAIGICYRFVDAPGNGSRTAAWIMIGMMMIYVVFVQGLVAPVTWLLLSEIFPQQVKSRGMGYANVAMNLTNFGLSLVFPTLLARLGGTGTYLLFALINVCALAFAWAMVPETRGKGLAQIEQEARNRA; translated from the coding sequence ATGGCTCCGAGGGAAACGAAGACATCCGCAACCACGCTCCAAGGACGCCGACGCAACCTGCAGCTGATGGCCTCGCTAGGCGTGCTGGCCGGAGGTCTCTACGGCTACACCCTGACCGTCATCTCCGGGGCGCTGGTCGGCATGAACCTAGGCTCGGGGCCGGACGGACACCTGACGGCCGGCGAACAAGGCATGGTCACCTCCGCTTTGTTGATAGGGGCGGCGCTGGGATCCTACCTGGCAGGCAGGCTCAACGACCGCTTCGGCCCCAGACACATCATCCTGGCCGGTGCCCTGCTGGCCATCCCCGGAGCTCTGCTGAGCGCCTTGGCCCCCAGCCTGCCCCTGCTGGAGCTGGGGAGATTGGTCATCGGGGCCGGCATCGGCATGACCTCGACCATTGTGCCCATCTACCTGGCCGATATGGTCGGCACGGTTGAACGCGGACGAGTGGTTTCGGTCAACTCGGTCATGATTGTGGTCTGGCAGCTGCTGGCGGTCAGCGTCAACGCCATCATGAACCAGATGGGCGCCGGCTGGCGGACCATGCTCTGGGCAGTAGTGCCACCGGCCGCCCTGCTGGCTTTGCTGGCATGCTTCCTTCATGACAGCCCGGCCCATCTGATCCGCCGAGGAGAGGAGGACCAGGCGGCGGCCTTCCTTGAGGCTACACGCGACGAAAAAGAAGCCCGGGAGACCATGCAGGAGCTTTCACAGCCCAAGAGTGCGACGACCGCCAGCTTCAAGGCCCCCTGGCTCCGGCGGGTGCTGATCGTGGGCATCGGCGTGGCCATGATCAACCAGCTGACAGGGCTGAATATCGTCAACTACTACGCGCCGACCATCTTCACCGATACCCTTGGCTTCGACCCCTCCCTGTCCATGGTCGCCACTGTGCCCGTCATCCTGGTCTCCGCCATAGCGGCCACCATCGGAGGGCTGGGGCTGATTGACCGGTTCGACCGCCGCGTCATTCTGGCCGCAGGACTCGCAGGCACCATCGTCTTCCTGGCCGCCATAGGAATCTGCTACCGATTCGTCGATGCCCCCGGCAACGGATCGCGAACGGCCGCTTGGATCATGATCGGCATGATGATGATCTATGTGGTCTTCGTCCAGGGTCTGGTGGCGCCGGTCACCTGGCTGCTCCTGTCCGAAATCTTCCCCCAGCAGGTGAAGAGCAGGGGCATGGGCTACGCCAACGTAGCCATGAATCTGACCAACTTTGGACTTTCTCTGGTTTTCCCCACGCTGCTGGCCCGGCTTGGCGGTACCGGCACCTACCTGCTTTTCGCCCTGATCAATGTGTGCGCCCTGGCATTCGCATGGGCAATGGTGCCCGAAACCAGGGGAAAGGGTCTGGCCCAAATCGAGCAGGAAGCCCGAAACCGGGCATGA
- a CDS encoding nucleoside hydrolase: MRKLILDLDTGVDDTLAISYALGSPEVELIGITGTYGNVLLEQGIRNDLAITDLLGHPEVKVYPGLPHASKADSFKVLPVSVFIHGENGIGDAVIPDSHRKAETQSAVDFIIDSVNTYGKDLVYVPTGPMTNIAAALAKEPDIAQRIGSIVLMGGALTVPGNVDAWQEANISQDPDAADALFRSGAPVTMVGLDVTLQTLLTYKETARWRQLGTAAGTFLADMTDFYIKAYETTSPHLGGCGLHDPLAVGVAVDPTLVTTLPMNMKVETEGATRGRTIGDEQRLNDPHKTMRVAVGVDVPRFLNEFMTRITSLASQTE; this comes from the coding sequence ATGCGCAAGCTGATTCTCGATCTGGACACTGGTGTCGACGACACTCTAGCCATTTCCTACGCCCTGGGCAGCCCCGAAGTTGAGTTGATCGGCATAACGGGCACCTATGGCAACGTTCTGCTGGAGCAGGGCATCCGGAATGATCTGGCCATCACCGACCTGCTGGGACACCCCGAGGTCAAGGTCTATCCGGGTCTGCCCCACGCCTCCAAAGCCGACTCCTTCAAGGTGCTGCCTGTCTCCGTCTTCATTCACGGCGAGAACGGCATCGGCGACGCGGTCATCCCGGACTCGCACCGCAAGGCGGAGACGCAGTCGGCTGTAGACTTTATCATCGATTCAGTCAACACCTATGGCAAGGACCTGGTCTACGTGCCCACAGGCCCCATGACCAACATCGCCGCCGCCCTGGCGAAGGAGCCCGATATAGCCCAGCGCATCGGCTCCATTGTGCTTATGGGCGGTGCTCTGACCGTGCCGGGGAATGTGGATGCCTGGCAGGAGGCCAACATCTCCCAGGATCCGGACGCGGCAGATGCGCTCTTCCGCTCCGGCGCGCCCGTGACCATGGTCGGTCTGGACGTGACCCTGCAGACTCTGCTCACCTACAAGGAGACCGCCCGCTGGCGGCAACTGGGCACTGCGGCAGGCACCTTCCTGGCGGATATGACCGACTTCTATATCAAGGCCTATGAGACCACCTCGCCCCACCTGGGAGGCTGTGGCCTGCACGATCCGCTGGCCGTGGGCGTGGCCGTGGATCCGACCCTGGTCACCACCCTGCCTATGAATATGAAGGTCGAGACCGAAGGGGCCACGCGCGGACGCACCATCGGGGACGAGCAGCGGCTCAATGATCCGCACAAGACCATGCGTGTGGCCGTCGGCGTAGATGTGCCCCGCTTCCTGAACGAGTTCATGACCCGCATCACCAGTCTGGCCTCCCAGACCGAGTGA
- a CDS encoding MFS transporter translates to MSEEQSTEDSTAVRSLILLLITFVLGTLCLQGFNLVFQQVGKDAGAPDQASLITALPSIVLGIVCFIYGSLGDFVSLRKLVTFGLCILFVGSVYGYVANTIMAPNIWNVIAARLLQTAGEQVAGSAYLVVATKYLKPSLKVIFFGIFTAGYQVSAAIGIFAAGLLSSLAWQYLFLIPAVTIFFLPVLLKSLPTGGGNGEKVDWLGFVIFGLATALLTLFFSYAAWWLLVASAVCYLIFGLYISRARSPFITPAFFRNKRWLMGIALILIFYFMNYCMSPIFNAIGRDIYRVPTSTVSLHVVWAFLVAAVLGTTSGAIVDKIGRKTAIIIAACLMILGFAGSALVVNSGLLALTLTACVYYAGVGLMYSPIVSTVLDTLPQEQSGRGVGMNDLVMNVTGSIGIAIIGGLMGKTSLEGFSIMSATGLAANYSNLLLIGAAVALLGLIVYLICNKFIYAKPDDQH, encoded by the coding sequence ATGTCCGAAGAACAATCCACCGAGGATTCGACAGCCGTACGATCATTGATCCTGCTGCTGATCACCTTTGTCCTGGGTACCTTGTGCCTGCAGGGCTTCAACCTGGTATTCCAGCAAGTCGGCAAGGATGCGGGCGCACCTGATCAGGCCTCGCTGATCACGGCCCTGCCCAGCATCGTCCTGGGCATCGTCTGCTTCATCTACGGTTCCTTGGGCGACTTCGTCTCCCTGCGCAAGCTGGTCACCTTTGGCTTGTGCATATTGTTCGTGGGGTCCGTGTACGGGTATGTGGCCAACACGATTATGGCCCCCAACATCTGGAATGTTATTGCGGCCCGGCTGCTGCAGACCGCCGGGGAGCAGGTGGCTGGCTCGGCCTACCTGGTCGTGGCGACCAAATATCTCAAGCCCTCGCTGAAAGTGATCTTCTTTGGCATCTTCACGGCAGGCTACCAGGTGTCTGCAGCCATCGGCATCTTCGCTGCTGGTCTGCTCAGCTCACTGGCCTGGCAGTACCTGTTCCTTATTCCTGCGGTCACGATCTTCTTCCTGCCCGTTCTGCTCAAGAGCCTGCCCACCGGCGGTGGCAATGGCGAGAAGGTGGACTGGCTGGGCTTTGTCATTTTCGGCCTGGCAACGGCCTTGTTGACTCTTTTCTTCTCATATGCCGCCTGGTGGCTGCTGGTGGCCTCCGCGGTCTGCTACCTGATCTTCGGGCTGTATATCAGCCGGGCCCGCAGCCCTTTCATCACCCCGGCCTTCTTCCGCAACAAGCGCTGGTTGATGGGCATCGCCCTTATCCTGATCTTCTACTTCATGAACTACTGCATGTCGCCCATCTTCAACGCCATCGGGCGTGACATCTACCGGGTGCCGACCTCCACGGTCTCCTTGCACGTGGTCTGGGCATTCCTGGTAGCCGCCGTGCTCGGCACCACCTCGGGTGCCATCGTGGACAAAATCGGTCGCAAAACAGCGATCATCATCGCTGCCTGCTTGATGATACTAGGCTTCGCCGGGTCAGCCCTAGTGGTCAATTCCGGCCTTCTGGCCCTGACTCTGACTGCCTGCGTCTACTACGCCGGCGTCGGCCTCATGTATTCGCCTATTGTCTCCACCGTGCTTGACACCCTGCCACAGGAGCAGTCAGGCCGCGGCGTGGGCATGAACGACTTGGTCATGAATGTCACCGGCTCCATCGGCATCGCCATCATCGGCGGCCTGATGGGCAAGACCAGCCTGGAAGGCTTCAGCATCATGAGTGCCACCGGCCTGGCGGCCAACTACAGCAACCTGCTCCTGATCGGCGCTGCCGTAGCATTGCTTGGCCTGATCGTGTACTTGATCTGCAACAAGTTCATCTACGCCAAGCCTGACGACCAGCACTAG
- a CDS encoding beta-L-arabinofuranosidase domain-containing protein, which translates to MTDTHVRSASPTNQLRRKHGQEHECFTFAPSQICLAPGSTYADAQQAGADYLLSLDPDRLLAPYRREAGLPHQDSPYPNWESMGLDGHMGGHYLSGLAAYWQTLLDHRFLTRATYMLTVLRECQRASGDGFLGGMPHSAELFRSLRKGHIQAQSFDLQGAWVPLYNLHKLMAGLLDCWQAFQIPENNSQAADASAMAHEIVLQLADWWCNLADAIAEQDFQTMLSCEYGGLNDVFARLYQLTGRERYLRQARRLTDQAFFEPLADGKDRLTGLHANTQIPKVLGYERLFEITGEKTYRRAVDTFWHGVVDRRTVSIGAHSVSEHFNPPDDFSAMVTSREGLETCNSCNMAKLALSLYRRTGQARYLDFYERVLVNHLVSTVGIHEHGFVYFTPMRPRHYRVYSSAQRSFWCCVGTGLENHARYNSMIFERQPGNEPGSKSESLVVNLFIPAVLDWSARGLRVGLSYAPGPGTANLGRLDLEGPPEEQQTVDLYLRHPWWLEDARYRVMQGQQAQLTVEPTRSDSNNSPCFDHLRLTWTGQATLEVAHRVRVTAEPLPDGSDWISLLRGVKVMAARSDDADLEGLKADDSRAGHIAAGPLRPLGDLPLLLGEPKDFLLPHPQDDGAIEVAVARPHAPARKAEGDPEWTESRLLLVPFTSIEASRYSVYLPWAQDWDKDRVHRTLKNIDVQEQAHERQICDQVNCGSQQSEIDHEYQGRNDRQELIEGANTRRALTGGCFSYRLHDATGKARMLEVAMRSQNSTAHYSLRAEGLELGQPVRSHEHGTVLDRYPLNGQGLNALPDRSVRVRIQAGNECPTPDMLTLALIRG; encoded by the coding sequence ATGACCGATACACACGTACGATCCGCATCACCCACAAACCAGCTCCGACGGAAACATGGGCAGGAGCATGAGTGCTTCACCTTTGCCCCGTCCCAGATCTGCCTGGCCCCGGGCAGTACCTATGCTGATGCCCAGCAGGCCGGTGCGGACTACCTGCTCAGCCTGGATCCTGACCGTCTGCTGGCCCCATACCGTCGCGAGGCCGGCCTGCCCCACCAGGACAGCCCTTACCCTAACTGGGAATCCATGGGCCTGGATGGCCATATGGGCGGCCACTACCTGTCCGGCCTGGCGGCATACTGGCAGACTCTGCTCGATCATCGCTTCCTGACAAGGGCAACCTATATGTTGACTGTCCTGCGTGAATGCCAACGAGCCTCCGGCGACGGCTTCCTAGGCGGCATGCCCCACAGCGCCGAGCTCTTCCGAAGCCTGCGAAAAGGCCATATCCAGGCACAGTCATTCGATCTGCAAGGCGCATGGGTTCCCCTCTACAACCTCCACAAGCTCATGGCGGGTCTATTGGATTGCTGGCAGGCCTTCCAAATCCCTGAGAACAACAGCCAAGCAGCAGATGCCTCCGCCATGGCCCACGAAATTGTTCTGCAGCTGGCTGACTGGTGGTGCAATCTGGCGGACGCCATTGCCGAGCAGGATTTCCAAACCATGCTGTCTTGTGAATACGGAGGATTGAATGATGTCTTTGCCCGTCTATACCAGCTGACCGGGAGAGAACGCTATCTGCGCCAGGCCCGCCGCCTGACCGACCAGGCCTTCTTCGAACCACTGGCCGACGGCAAGGATCGGCTTACAGGCCTGCATGCCAACACGCAGATCCCCAAGGTCCTGGGCTACGAGCGTCTGTTTGAGATCACCGGCGAGAAAACCTATCGCAGGGCCGTAGACACCTTCTGGCATGGGGTGGTGGACCGGCGCACGGTCTCCATCGGTGCCCACTCCGTCTCGGAGCATTTCAACCCGCCGGACGACTTCTCCGCCATGGTCACCTCCCGGGAAGGCCTGGAGACCTGCAACAGCTGCAACATGGCCAAGCTGGCCCTGAGCCTCTATAGGCGCACAGGGCAGGCCCGATACCTGGATTTCTACGAGCGGGTGCTGGTCAATCATCTGGTCTCCACAGTAGGCATCCACGAGCACGGCTTCGTCTATTTCACCCCTATGCGTCCACGGCATTACCGGGTCTATTCCAGCGCCCAGCGCTCCTTCTGGTGCTGCGTTGGCACAGGCCTGGAGAATCACGCACGCTACAACAGCATGATCTTCGAACGCCAACCAGGAAATGAGCCCGGCAGCAAATCCGAGTCCCTGGTGGTCAACCTCTTCATTCCTGCCGTCCTGGACTGGTCCGCCCGCGGACTGCGCGTCGGACTATCCTATGCTCCCGGCCCTGGAACAGCCAACCTGGGCCGTCTGGACCTGGAAGGTCCGCCGGAGGAGCAACAGACCGTGGACCTTTACCTGCGTCATCCCTGGTGGCTTGAGGATGCCAGGTACCGGGTCATGCAAGGACAGCAGGCCCAGCTGACCGTCGAGCCAACGAGGTCCGATTCAAACAACAGCCCATGCTTCGACCATTTGCGCCTGACCTGGACTGGACAAGCAACTTTGGAGGTGGCCCACCGGGTCCGGGTGACTGCCGAGCCCCTGCCTGACGGTTCGGACTGGATCAGCCTGCTGCGCGGTGTCAAGGTCATGGCTGCCCGCAGCGATGACGCTGATCTGGAGGGCCTGAAGGCAGACGACTCCCGAGCCGGTCATATCGCCGCCGGTCCTCTGCGCCCGCTTGGCGACCTGCCCCTGCTCCTGGGAGAGCCCAAGGACTTCCTTCTGCCCCACCCCCAGGACGACGGCGCCATCGAGGTGGCCGTCGCCAGACCGCACGCACCAGCCCGGAAGGCGGAAGGAGACCCCGAGTGGACCGAGTCGCGCCTGTTGCTGGTCCCCTTCACCTCTATAGAGGCCTCCAGGTACTCGGTTTATCTGCCTTGGGCACAGGATTGGGATAAAGACCGCGTTCATCGCACCTTGAAAAACATTGATGTTCAGGAACAGGCCCATGAGCGTCAGATTTGCGATCAGGTGAACTGCGGATCCCAGCAGTCCGAGATCGACCATGAATATCAGGGTCGGAATGACCGGCAGGAGCTGATCGAAGGAGCGAACACCCGTCGCGCACTGACTGGCGGCTGCTTCTCCTACCGGCTCCATGATGCCACTGGGAAAGCAAGGATGCTGGAGGTGGCCATGCGCAGCCAGAACAGCACAGCTCATTATTCTCTGCGAGCGGAAGGCTTGGAGCTGGGGCAACCAGTCAGGAGCCATGAGCACGGCACGGTCCTCGACCGGTACCCCCTGAATGGGCAAGGCTTGAATGCCCTGCCCGACCGGTCTGTCAGGGTGAGGATTCAGGCTGGCAATGAGTGCCCCACCCCTGACATGCTGACCCTGGCCCTGATCCGCGGCTGA